A genomic region of Verrucomicrobiota bacterium contains the following coding sequences:
- a CDS encoding type II secretion system protein codes for MRLMSDRINPMKTLDFSSRATRQGFTLIELLVVIAIIAILAGMLLPALTRAKLKATGAACLNNQKQLGLGFVMYASDNNETMTPTDGNPGGGYWRGPMKNGRDSDITSGITTTEALARVTEGMQASPLSKYVDAVNAHHCPGDLRTKFLKPGSGWAYDSYSKANGMNGGEWGANQPPYKKLSTVPEAAMSMIFLEEADPRGFNRGTWVIDVTPPGWVDPFAIFHGNVSTISFADGHAESHRWLVGSTIKAAKDSAAGKSSFFWGGGNNNNVDFRWVYERYKHAKWVPLK; via the coding sequence GTGCGATTAATGAGCGATCGCATCAATCCCATGAAAACCCTCGACTTTTCATCCAGGGCGACGCGCCAGGGTTTTACTCTCATTGAGCTTCTGGTCGTTATCGCCATCATCGCCATCCTCGCAGGCATGCTCCTGCCCGCCCTGACTCGAGCCAAGCTCAAAGCCACGGGCGCGGCCTGTTTAAACAACCAGAAACAACTGGGCCTGGGCTTCGTCATGTACGCCAGCGATAATAACGAAACCATGACTCCGACCGATGGCAATCCCGGCGGCGGTTACTGGCGTGGCCCCATGAAAAACGGGCGGGATTCAGACATCACCAGTGGGATCACCACGACCGAAGCCCTCGCCCGCGTCACCGAAGGCATGCAGGCCAGCCCGTTGTCTAAATACGTAGACGCCGTCAACGCCCATCACTGCCCTGGAGATCTTCGCACGAAGTTCCTCAAGCCCGGCTCCGGCTGGGCCTACGATAGCTATTCCAAAGCCAACGGCATGAACGGCGGCGAATGGGGGGCAAACCAACCCCCGTACAAGAAGTTGAGCACCGTTCCGGAAGCCGCCATGTCCATGATCTTCCTCGAAGAAGCCGATCCGCGTGGCTTCAACCGTGGAACTTGGGTCATTGACGTGACCCCCCCCGGCTGGGTCGATCCATTCGCCATCTTCCACGGCAACGTCAGCACCATCTCCTTCGCGGACGGCCACGCCGAGTCTCATCGCTGGCTCGTCGGCAGCACCATCAAAGCCGCCAAAGATAGCGCGGCTGGCAAAAGCAGCTTCTTTTGGGGTGGCGGTAATAACAACAACGTCGATTTCCGCTGGGTTTACGAACGTTACAAGCACGCCAAATGGGTGCCTCTCAAGTAG
- a CDS encoding DUF1501 domain-containing protein: MNTPTLKTRREFLRHGMTGASLAWTIPAFLGKTMDLLAASALPGTADDAKILVVLQMAGGNDGLNTITPISNDHYQRARPRLALKPGDLLKANDAWGFHPALKGFKDLWDQGCLSVIQGVGYPNPNRSHFRSTEIWQTASDSNRFATHGWLGRFFDHQCQGCPATIGVHLGREAPQAFAGPRPLGISMESPERFRFAPLESARDEGSTGEEKTYRELIAEDAMEGMPSSGQSIGSLPGANASGLQPLDFIQRTALDAQAGSDAINAVLRKGKPGEAYPSSKLAQSLQLVARLITGGLATRVYYVSQGGYDTHTQQSGAHARLLGDLGDSLRAFVGDLRKQGSLDRVLIMTFSEFGRRVAENANGGTDHGAAAPMFLAGTSLRPGFHGSAPSLEPAKLERGDLKFTVDFRSVYASILSHWLKAPPAAVLGRKFDPLDFLKS; the protein is encoded by the coding sequence ATGAACACCCCCACTTTGAAAACCCGCCGGGAATTCCTCCGGCACGGAATGACGGGTGCATCACTCGCCTGGACCATTCCCGCCTTCCTCGGGAAAACCATGGACCTGCTCGCCGCATCCGCCCTGCCCGGCACCGCCGACGATGCGAAAATCCTGGTCGTCTTGCAGATGGCAGGCGGAAACGATGGCCTCAACACCATCACCCCCATCAGCAACGACCACTACCAGCGGGCTCGGCCCCGCTTGGCATTGAAGCCGGGAGATTTGCTGAAAGCAAACGACGCTTGGGGCTTTCACCCGGCGTTGAAAGGCTTCAAAGATCTTTGGGACCAGGGATGCCTCTCCGTCATTCAGGGTGTCGGATACCCCAATCCAAACCGGTCGCATTTTCGTTCCACCGAGATTTGGCAGACCGCCAGCGACTCCAACCGCTTCGCAACGCATGGATGGCTTGGGAGATTCTTCGACCACCAATGCCAAGGCTGCCCCGCCACCATCGGAGTTCATCTCGGACGCGAGGCACCTCAAGCCTTTGCCGGCCCTCGCCCGCTCGGCATCTCCATGGAATCACCCGAACGATTTCGCTTCGCACCGCTTGAATCCGCGCGCGATGAAGGATCGACCGGAGAGGAAAAGACCTATCGCGAACTGATCGCCGAGGACGCGATGGAAGGGATGCCCTCGTCAGGCCAGTCTATCGGTTCCCTTCCAGGCGCCAACGCCTCCGGCCTTCAACCGCTCGATTTCATCCAAAGGACGGCACTGGATGCTCAAGCGGGTTCAGATGCCATCAATGCCGTGTTGCGCAAAGGGAAACCCGGAGAGGCTTATCCTTCCTCCAAACTCGCTCAGTCGCTGCAACTCGTTGCCCGTCTGATCACAGGTGGCCTGGCAACGCGCGTCTATTACGTCTCGCAAGGAGGCTACGATACCCATACCCAACAATCCGGCGCCCACGCCCGATTGCTAGGGGACCTGGGCGATTCCCTGCGTGCCTTCGTCGGCGATCTGCGAAAACAAGGATCCCTGGATCGCGTCCTGATCATGACGTTCAGTGAATTCGGACGCCGCGTGGCCGAAAACGCGAACGGCGGCACCGACCACGGCGCGGCCGCCCCCATGTTCCTCGCCGGCACTTCGCTTCGCCCTGGATTTCACGGCTCGGCGCCAAGCCTTGAGCCGGCAAAACTCGAACGCGGCGATCTCAAATTCACCGTCGATTTCCGCTCCGTTTACGCCTCCATCCTCTCACATTGGCTCAAAGCCCCGCCTGCCGCCGTGCTGGGGAGAAAGTTCGATCCTCTCGATTTCCTCAAGTCATAG
- a CDS encoding N-acetyltransferase family protein, with protein sequence MAVRRATREDLPGILEIYNHAVLHTTATYDYEPRTLEQRTAWFETHEAEGYPVFVVCGGTGMVMGWSSLNRHHDRPGYRFTAENSIYVAESFRGRGLGGRLMAPLIEAALEKRLRTILAVIDAQNEASLRLHRRYGFETAGLLKQVGYKFDRWLDVVFMQRMV encoded by the coding sequence ATGGCAGTGCGTCGGGCCACGCGCGAGGATCTTCCGGGGATTTTGGAGATTTACAATCACGCGGTGTTGCATACCACGGCCACTTACGACTACGAGCCGCGCACCTTGGAGCAGAGAACGGCCTGGTTTGAAACGCATGAGGCGGAGGGGTATCCGGTCTTTGTCGTTTGTGGGGGTACCGGGATGGTTATGGGATGGAGTTCGCTCAATCGGCATCACGACCGGCCGGGGTATCGATTTACCGCGGAGAACTCCATTTATGTAGCCGAATCGTTTCGTGGGCGAGGGTTGGGGGGAAGATTGATGGCACCTTTGATCGAGGCGGCCCTGGAAAAGAGGCTGAGAACGATCCTCGCCGTCATTGATGCGCAGAACGAGGCGAGTCTTCGGCTGCATCGACGATATGGATTTGAAACGGCGGGTCTGCTGAAGCAGGTTGGCTACAAGTTTGACCGGTGGCTGGACGTGGTTTTTATGCAGCGAATGGTTTAA
- a CDS encoding DUF1800 domain-containing protein — protein sequence MLKPLPAERWNHAAATHLLARAGFGGSPGSVARLAAQKHAAAVDSLVHFDPVKDPFPPPPWAQPDPTRAERLRTYRQASPEKRQELQREERRLQQDRLLSLREWWLQRMTLGPQPLQEKLALFWHGHFATSMEKVRDAYLMWRQNQTFRELGAATWPSLLEAASKDPAMLIWLDQAQSRRSHPNENFARELLELFALGEGHYSEKDVAEAARALTGWSLDASRQSFAFRPRQHDPGSKTVLDQTGPWKGEDIVRQVATSRQSSLWITGKLWYFFAGQPPATAWQQQLADRFHAHGQSFRPWLREIFLSEAFYATDLVRAQVKSPVQWLVGTVQALECPLPPAPASSQALRLLGQDLFAPPNVKGWEGGLSWINASSLMNRYQLAAYLVSGELAPSARPARATNDMNRPRRARRNRQAQALRVEPLLTPEERRDPELAISALSRRLLGMPLGVAQRRSIDEFLAARSPLDDADLRHVIRLILCTPEFQLT from the coding sequence ATGCTCAAGCCCTTGCCCGCCGAGCGCTGGAACCACGCCGCCGCCACCCACCTCCTCGCCCGAGCAGGGTTCGGCGGCAGTCCAGGCAGCGTGGCACGCCTGGCCGCCCAAAAACACGCCGCGGCCGTGGACTCCCTCGTCCATTTCGATCCCGTCAAAGATCCTTTTCCTCCACCCCCCTGGGCTCAGCCTGACCCCACCCGAGCCGAACGGTTACGCACCTACCGCCAAGCCTCCCCTGAAAAACGGCAGGAACTTCAACGCGAGGAACGTCGCCTCCAACAGGACCGGTTGCTCAGTCTCCGCGAGTGGTGGCTCCAACGAATGACCCTCGGCCCCCAGCCGTTGCAGGAAAAACTCGCCCTCTTCTGGCACGGCCATTTCGCCACCAGTATGGAAAAAGTCCGCGACGCTTACCTCATGTGGCGCCAAAACCAGACCTTCCGCGAACTCGGCGCGGCAACTTGGCCAAGCCTTCTCGAAGCCGCATCCAAGGATCCCGCCATGTTGATCTGGCTCGACCAGGCGCAAAGCCGCCGCAGTCACCCCAACGAAAACTTCGCCCGCGAGCTCCTCGAATTGTTCGCGCTCGGTGAAGGCCATTACTCCGAAAAAGACGTCGCGGAAGCGGCCCGCGCTCTGACCGGCTGGAGTTTGGACGCCAGCCGCCAGTCGTTCGCGTTCCGGCCACGCCAGCACGATCCCGGCTCGAAAACGGTCCTGGACCAAACCGGTCCCTGGAAAGGCGAGGATATCGTCCGTCAAGTCGCCACCTCACGCCAGTCCTCCTTGTGGATCACGGGAAAGCTCTGGTACTTCTTCGCCGGCCAACCGCCCGCGACCGCGTGGCAACAACAACTGGCAGATCGTTTCCATGCCCATGGACAATCGTTCCGTCCATGGTTGCGCGAGATCTTCCTCTCGGAAGCTTTCTACGCGACAGACCTCGTTCGAGCTCAAGTCAAAAGTCCGGTTCAATGGCTCGTCGGCACAGTCCAGGCGCTCGAATGCCCTCTCCCACCGGCCCCCGCTTCCTCTCAAGCGCTCCGCCTCTTGGGCCAGGATTTGTTCGCCCCACCCAATGTCAAAGGTTGGGAAGGCGGCCTTTCCTGGATCAATGCTTCCAGTCTGATGAATCGCTACCAACTCGCGGCCTACCTGGTCTCGGGTGAACTCGCTCCATCCGCGCGGCCTGCCCGCGCGACGAACGACATGAATCGTCCCCGGCGCGCAAGGAGGAATCGCCAAGCCCAGGCCCTTCGCGTTGAACCCCTCCTGACTCCAGAAGAACGCCGCGACCCCGAACTCGCGATTTCCGCCCTGTCCCGCCGCCTCCTGGGCATGCCGCTCGGAGTCGCTCAGCGAAGGTCAATCGACGAATTCCTCGCTGCGCGTTCCCCCTTGGATGACGCAGACCTGCGCCACGTGATTCGACTGATCCTCTGCACACCCGAATTCCAACTGACTTAG